A genomic stretch from Aedes albopictus strain Foshan chromosome 2, AalbF5, whole genome shotgun sequence includes:
- the LOC109622158 gene encoding LOW QUALITY PROTEIN: rubber oxygenase-like (The sequence of the model RefSeq protein was modified relative to this genomic sequence to represent the inferred CDS: substituted 1 base at 1 genomic stop codon) codes for MNPKVDKDYCKTLQSEGVSTPIERVTDSQSLHLPVWYDEAKFKHAQNFYRRNAYALVVVAFYGLVASMALPSILSVLMFTKRSSSVLTAYRRYMTTILHFVGWYTEELKPGTKYWKSLEFVRRAHSTTSRRANSKSPGMIISQRDMVIVQFSFFGYVVLSPRMLGIQYNTEDMEAFVHFWRVMGYMLGIEDRFNVCTADLPSTRNXMQQVRDLVIQPGLATTVGKDFRRMTRYMLDGMWYFNVFVNPDATMYFTYRLAGVPGYKELRTSLSGENYENLSLYSRMMLRVLVTIHEVSLGVAILRWLQNSLVYVLVNYGIQYFPVLAIIRFGYKNAIVRI; via the exons ATGAATCCTAAAGTGGATAAGGATTATTGCAAAACTTTGCAAAGCGAGGGAGTCAGTACACCGATTGAACGGGTGACGGATTCACAAAGCCTACATCTCCCGGTGTGGTACGATGAAGCCAAGTTCAAACA TGCTCAAAACTTCTACCGGCGAAATGCTTACGCTCTAGTGGTGGTTGCTTTTTATGGACTGGTAGCCAGCATGGCACTTCCATCAATACTGAGTGTACTGATGTTCACCAAACGATCGTCGAGTGTACTGACGGCGTACCGGCGTTACATGACGACGATTTTGCACTTCGTCGGATGGTATACCGAAGAACTGAAACCTGGAACGAA GTACTGGAAGTCACTGGAGTTCGTCCGGCGAGCTCATTCTACGACTAGCAGACGAGCAAACTCTAAGTCTCCCGGGATGATAATATCCCAGCGGGATATGGTGATTGTGCAGTTTTCTTTTTTCGGAT ATGTTGTTTTAAGTCCACGAATGTTAGGCATCCAATACAATACGGAGGACATGGAGGCATTTGTGCATTTCTGGCGAGTGATGGGATACATGCTCGGCATCGAGGATAG ATTTAACGTCTGCACCGCCGATTTACCCTCGACCCGCAACTGAATGCAACAAGTTCGCGATCTGGTTATTCAACCGGGTCTCGCCACCACCGTTGGTAAAGATTTCCGTCGGATGACCCGATACATGCTCGATGGTATGTGGTACTTCAACGTTTTCGTGAATCCAGACGCAACCATGTACTTTACCTATCGTTTGGCCGGAGTGCCTGGCTACAAGgagctaaggact tccttatctgGGGAGAATTACGAAAACCTGAGTTTGTACAGTCGGATGATGCTGAGGGTGCTGGTGACAATACACGAGGTCAGTTTGGGGGTTGCCATTCTTCGGTGGCTGCAAAATTCGTTGGTGTACGTGTTGGTAAACTATGGTATACAATACTTCCCTGTGCTGGCGATTATCCGATTTGGATACAAGAACGCGATTGTGAGGATTTGA